The following DNA comes from Lepidochelys kempii isolate rLepKem1 chromosome 9, rLepKem1.hap2, whole genome shotgun sequence.
gtgTCACCGCGTTCACGGTCCCCCCctcgggcggggtgggggcggggcggtgtCACCGCGTTCACGGTCCCCCCCctcgggcggggtgggggcggggcggtgtCGCGGCGTTCACGGTCCCCCCCctcgggcggggtgggggcggggcggtgtCGCGGCGTTCACGGTCCCCCctcgggcggggtgggggcggggcgttGTCACCGCGTTCACGGTCCCCCCCctcgggcggggtgggggcggggcggtgtCACCGCGTTCAGGGTCCCCCttcgggcggggtgggggcggggcggtgtCACCGCGTTCACGGTCCCCGCGGGGGCGGGGCGGTGTCGCGGCGTTCACGGTCCCCCCctcgggcggggtgggggcgggggcggggcggtgtCACCGCGTTCACGGTCCCCCCctcgggcggggtgggggaggggcggtgtCACCGCGTTGACGGTCCCCCctcgggcggggtgggggcggggcggtgtCGCGGCGTTCACGGTCCCCCCttcgggcggggtgggggcggggcggtgaCACCGCGTTCACGGTCCCCTCctcgggcggggtgggggcggggcggtgtCACCGCGTTGAGGGTCCCCCCctcgggcggggtgggggcggggcggtgtCACCGCGTTCACGGTCCCCCCctcgggcggggtgggggcggtgACACCGCGTTCACGGTCCCCCCctcgggcggggtgggggcggggcggtgtCACCGCGTTGAGGGTCCCCCCctcgggcggggtgggggcggggcggtgtCACCGCGTTGAGGGTCCCCCCctcgggcggggtgggggcggggcggtgtCACCGCGTTCACGGTCCCCCCCctcgggcggggtgggggcggggcggtgaCACCGCGTTCACGGTCCCCCctcgggcggggtgggggcggggcggtgtCACCGCGTTCACGGTCCCCCCctcgggcggggtgggggcggggcggtgtCACCGCGTTCACGGTCCCCCCctcgggcggggtgggggtgggggcggggcggtgtCACCGCGTTCACGGTCCCCCCctcgggcggggtgggggcgggggcggggcggtgtCACCGCGTTCACGGTCCCCCCctcgggcggggtgggggtgggggcggggcggtgtCACCGCGTTCACggtccccccccctcctcccggcCGGGTCTCTCAGCCCGGAACCGCGGCGCCGGGGCTCCCCCTGTGCGGAAGTGCGCGGGGGCGGCCCTCGCTCGCGCAGCCCGCCGGTGCCGCGCTGAAACCCTTCCGGGCGGCCCCAGGCCGGGCCGTGGAGTGAGGCCGGGGGGCGCGGGCCGGGCCAGCCGCCAACgactttctcctcccctcccccccccgcgccgggcCTAGCCGCGGCCTGAGGCCTCCGGgccggggcagcagcagcagcggcggcggcggcggggccccTGGCCGCGGGGCGATGCGCTCCCCGGCCGCCCAGTGaccgcccgccccgccccgccccgccggcccCATGAGGGAGTACAAGGTGGTGGTGCTGGGCAGCGGCGGCGTGGGCAAGTCCGCCCTGACCGTGCAGTTCGTCACGGGCACCTTCATCGAGAAGTACGACCCCACCATCGAGGACTTCTACCGCAAGGAGATCGAGGTGGACTCGTCCCCCTCCGTGCTGGAGATCCTGGACACCGCCGGCACCGAGCAGTTCGCCTCCATGCGGGACCTCTACATCAAGAACGGCCAGGGCTTCATCCTGGTCTACAGCCTGGTCAACCAGCAGAGCTTCCAGGTAACCCGCCGGCCCCGGCccgggccccggccccggcccccggccccccgccccggcccccggccGGGTCCCGAGTCCAGCGCGGGGCCCCGCGTGCTGCCCGcccgccggggccggggccgggggcccCAGAAGGCGTGAACAGAACAAGTGGCCCGTCCCCTGTCGCCCAATCCCCCGCCTTGTATTTATTCATATCAAAAGCaggttaagggggggggggggttggtgacCTTTTTGCTGTCGGTAGAACCGAGGAAAACTGCCGAGCCCTCGCAGGAAGCTGCAATACTCGGGTTGCAAAACTATTCCCCTTGGACTCTGGTAAATAAAGCACTTGTCTTCAgtcatctttaaaaataaatgtctgtcCATCCCGAATTTGGGGTTAGATTTGACCCGTGGTGTGCTTTTAAACATTGCTCTTTGGAAAGCAATATTTTGCCGGTTACTCTCATAAGGGCGGGTAGGTTGGCCGTTTTCTGAACTGAACTTGCTACCTTATAACTTGTGAATCTTGCTAATAAACCCTGATCCTTTTTTCCCTCTCTATATAACAAGCTGCCATCGAGTGTAAGCGTGATGCTGGCACTGTGTGGGTGGTGTGTTCATGGGAAGGACAGGTCACATGTGAAAACGAAATTCAACCCACAAACTTGCATTGCAAAAACTGACAAGAAGCAAAAAAGTCCCTCAACCTGTAACTGGCCTAAACTGCCTCTGGTAATAAGCAGCTTGTATCTGTGGGAAATGACTGGACTTGGCAACAGGGATTTGGAACTTGTTTGTTGGCTTGAATTAGGTTGCTTGTGCTGGGTGTAGTCCAGCTGCTTGGCAAAACCTTTTACACCCCCACTAAGGCAGAGTGTTTCAGTTGAAGGCTGAACATTATCTTAGATGAGGGTACCTACCTAGATAAATTGTATCCAAgttagagatttttttcccttgcaaAGGAACTACAATCCTCATGCTGGGGTGTTTCTCTCCTGCCTATGATCAGCTCTCAtctaggagttgggaggttttcCCTCAAGAATTGAGGCATgtacttaagaaaaaaaatctaagagtGGATTAATATATGCTACTTCAGTTGCTtggttttcattcttttttaGCACATTTAATCAGAACAGTGTGGATGTAAATCTCTCTGTGAAGTTCCATTACCAGTGGCAGCTTCAAGCACTTAATTGTGTCTCTCCTACAACCCTGCAAGAAATTGTAAACCTTTATTTATTGTAACAAATTAAAATCTTAAATCTGAGGTGGTGGAGGAAGTGGATCTAAACTTTCAAGAGTATGGTATATAAACGTCTCTTCCTTTTTCACTTTTGGGAAGACTACAGGATTATTGGGTTTCACAGAATATTAAAACGTGTCTTTATTGTATCTAAATTTGTCATTTAGGCATAACCAAGTGTGTTCACAGTGAACACTTTTAAGCATGCCGCTAATATGCGGGAGAGGATAGTGAGTTAAAAATTTAATTAACTTTCATAGGCAGTAGGCTGGCCACAAGTTTCCCATCTGTGTAAGTGATCACTTAACGTAGATGCGTAATGTAGACTTCAGTTTCGGTCATGAGTTTAAAGGCGAACTTCTCTTTTTGTAGAAAATCCTGCTGAGGACCAGAAAATTAGTTCAGTTCCAAACTTTAAGTTAATTTATACAAAATCTGCCTTTATtttaactagagctgggcaaaaaaaatGGTCACCCAGCCTATGAAAATGTTTGAGTTTTCAGTTTTTCTGGTTCTTCATCAGAATGTAACTGAGACCTTTTGAAACTCTGCACAGAAAATTACCCCTATGCTAGGGAGTTCACCTGGGATGGTGATTGCcataaccaccaggctattctCAGTGTGGCTGGAAATTCTTTCCTAGACCTAAGAAACCTTCTCAACAAGTtctggttttgacaaatcagcattttccaatggaaaactgttttgtcaattcctgaccagctccaaTCCTAACCAAAAGGTTTTCTGAGAAATGAGAGGTAATTTTACATTGCAGCAGTGCATTTTCTAAACACACAGGAAGTGCCATGTGCCCTGAAGAATGTGCATTACAGATGGAGGATAAATTTCTGAATTTTAGACACACCCTAGTCTAAATCCAAGGTATCCATTTAGGAATTTTTCATAAGCTGTTATGTTTGTTTTCAGTTAGACATAAGATCTATGGGCTTGTTAAAACACTTGTTTTTGCAGTGAGCTATTTCCTAGAACCAGTGTTAACTTTTACAGCAATCATTTGTgattactattttaaaatatgattagTACTAAAAGTGTATTAACCAGTTGGATTGTTTAATCAGGACATCAAGCCAATGAGGGACCAGATTGTCCGAGTGAAGAGATATGAAAAAGTTCCTCTAATCCTAGTGGGGAATAAAGTGGATCTGGAATCTGAGAGGGAGGTCTTATCTGCAGAAGGCAGAGCTTTGGCTCAGGAGTGGGGCTGTCCATTCATGGAAACGTCGGCCAAGAGTAAAACCATGGTGGATGAACTGTTTGCCGAGATCGTCAGACAAATGAACTATGCGTCCCTGCCTGAAAAACAAGATCAGTGTTGTACAACTTGCATCGTCCAGtgagaaaaaataaagaaaaacctcAATCATGGCCATACAGAGCAGGTGGGTTGAACGCTCATATTTAATTGAGGTGGTTAACTGTTGTGTTTAAATGAGGAGATTAAGCTGCCACAAGCACTGTAAAATTAGTTGGTCTAACCTTGAAATGTCTTGCAGCCTCTACTGAGAGAAAGTGTGTGGCCCCAACAGCACATGAGTACTTAATGTATTAGAAATAGGCACCTTTATGTGAAATAATCTCTGTATGTTACATCAGTATGCTTAACCAGGGGTTACTGCCTCTATCTGAAATATCCTGTGTATTAATACTAGTTAGGCACTTACAACATAAAAGGAGGCCTGAATTCCTGTGCACCAATTCACTGGATGAGGACTACCAATACTGCATTGGTGACATCTTTATCTCTAGTGACCTATGGTGATAGTTGCAGTGCGATTCTGACTTCATTAGGTGCAAATGACCTCTCAAAAGTCACCTGCAAATATCATTATCCAAATGAATTGCCGCTAGTCAAATAGACTTTAACTATGTGCTGAGTTCCCCACTAACCAGACCTATGGGGCACTCAATATATGAACTCTCACTCTCTTAACAAAGCTCCCACAATGTCCATCCCAGCTGCCCAACTCAGCTTTCCACTTTAACGGTATGTCTGTCACAGCTGCCAAGACTTCCTGCTTAAGCATTGGCTTATGGGAGTGCTCGTAATTTCCATTTTATTGCTGACTTCTGTAAGCTGGCTTCACTGGTGATGATTGCTGAGATGTCCTGTGAAAGTAGCAGCTGGCTGTCAATGTATGTTTCAGGACCTGAAAAAGAAATGGTGAGGTTAATTTAGTCTGGTTAGAGAAAACATTCAGAATTCATTAATTTGGTCAACTCCATGTACAGGCCACTCCAGCACACCTCTCTTTTGTACAAATATTCTTTTCTAATAAAGAACGGGGAGATACAGTAATGTTGGTTTCCAAATAAATGGCTCTGAAGTCAGGTGGTTGTAAtagtttgtcatttttattttcaaaaacagtTGAATTGTAGTTGAAAGTAATGACAGTATTTTAAATTTAAGAATATATGTGGGAGTCTTGCATTCCAGCTGAACAAAACTGAAAAGATGGAATTGTGTGGAGGGGTTTCTccttgctggctggctggctgccacctcagaagtggctgcatttcagcagtcaGAACATCACACTTGATTTGTCGTCACTGGGATTGTGCATTCTTCAGTCTGTCAGTGCACTTCCTCATAGCCCCAGGAGAGAGAATTCCAGTCTGCAGGGCTGCCTATTTCGAATGGAGGCAGAGTTCTGTCCTCTTTCAGAGCTCTGCTTGTCTGTGGAAGCAGAAGTGCTTGaaactcctccctcctcccagtgacTCTGTGCACATGTGTGGTTGGAAGAGTGCAGTGAGTTCAATAGGGCCTTTACCTttctgcttctccccacccccttccttccatTCCCCCCTCTGCAGGGGTAAAAGCTCTCTTGCAAGACTATGGTTGGCCTTCAGTGACCACAGTTCAGTCTCCCTTTCTAGCACTGCTGCCCGTATATATAGAGGCAGATAATAGTATTATAAGGAGTACCTCTGCTTTCCTCATGGCAGCTGTAACTCAGCAACCTTGTAGGGAAGGGGTGAGGACATAATCCCTGTGAAAGTTGTCTTAGCCAAAGACTCTCTTTTGTAGGAGAATGACAGGTGGGGAAGAATAGGATAATATTGTACTTGAAGTTGTGGGTTGTCTGACCACCTCAACGTCAAGAGTATGGGCACAGGGAGCTCTCCATTAATATCCATTACATGTATAAAGCACGGTGTGAGTGTGAAATGTCATGTCTGTCTTAAATACCTATATGGCCCCCACTAATTAGTATCACGATCTTTAATGTACttctatcctcacaacactcctgtgaggtgggGAAGCTTCACTGTCCCCGTTTCGCAGATGagcagctgaggcacagagagactgactTGCTCACAGTTACATGGGAAGTGTGGTGGAGCAGAAAATTGAACCCAGGTGCCAGGTTAGTACCCTGAGCACTGGGCTGATGGAGCAGAACTGCTCTGAATAGAGAAACTACAGATTGCTGCCTTTGATTTTGACTCAAAATGCTGCTGGGTTAGTCTCACTTTGAGTAAAACAAAGCCAGATGGTTCAGCTAGTCTTGTGACTACTTCCCATATGAGTTCCAGGCAATTAACCCTCAGATATAGTGGCCAGTAGGACGTTATTGGCTTTACCTTGCATGTTGAAGCTACATGCATTTCTGACTTGCCACACCAGAACATGCCAGTGGCCCGTCTAGGCCA
Coding sequences within:
- the RAP2C gene encoding ras-related protein Rap-2c — translated: MREYKVVVLGSGGVGKSALTVQFVTGTFIEKYDPTIEDFYRKEIEVDSSPSVLEILDTAGTEQFASMRDLYIKNGQGFILVYSLVNQQSFQDIKPMRDQIVRVKRYEKVPLILVGNKVDLESEREVLSAEGRALAQEWGCPFMETSAKSKTMVDELFAEIVRQMNYASLPEKQDQCCTTCIVQ